One part of the Lotus japonicus ecotype B-129 chromosome 2, LjGifu_v1.2 genome encodes these proteins:
- the LOC130738318 gene encoding pentatricopeptide repeat-containing protein At1g12300, mitochondrial-like, protein MINGLCKIKMVDGALNLLAEMDSKKIIPNTVTYNSLIDGLCKSGRVSHAWKLLDEMHVRGQPANIITYSSLLDALCKSHHVDQAIALIKKIKDQGIQPDVWMYNILLGGLCEGGRLKDAQEIFQDLLRKGYHLTVQTYTIMINGLCKEGLFDKALALLSKMEDEGCIPDAITFEIIIQSLFKKGENDKAEKLLREVIARDLL, encoded by the coding sequence ATGATCAACGGATTATGTAAGATTAAAATGGTGGATGGAGCGCTGAATCTCCTTGCAGAAATGGATTCCAAAAAGATTATTCCTAACACAGTAACTTACAATTCTCTTATTGATGGTTTATGCAAATCGGGGAGAGTCTCTCATGCTTGGAAGCTTCTTGATGAGATGCATGTTAGAGGTCAACCAGCCAATATAATCACCTACAGTTCTTTATTGGACGCTTTATGCAAAAGCCATCATGTTGACCAAGCAATTGCACTAATCAAGAAAATTAAAGACCAGGGTATTCAGCCTGATGTGTGGATGTACAATATACTTCTGGGTGGACTGTGCGAAGGTGGAAGATTGAAGGATGCACAAGAGATTTTTCAGGATCTTTTGAGAAAAGGCTATCATCTAACTGTCCAAACATATACTATTATGATCAATGGGCTTTGTAAAGAAGGCTTGTTTGATAAAGCGTTGGCCTTATTGTCAAAAATGGAAGATGAGGGCTGTATTCCTGATGCTAtaacttttgaaataattattcaGTCACTCTTTAAGAAAGGTGAGAATGACAAGGCAGAGAAACTTCTTCGTGAAGTGATTGCTAGAGACCTATTGTAA